The sequence CAGTGGGAGAAAACGGCCACAACCAATATTGGCCTCGACTTTACGGTCCTTAAAGGTAAATTGAGCGGTACACTCGAATGGTATGACAAGAATACGACCGGTATGATTTATTCGTATCGCGTTGATCCCATTCTGGTGCCGGTCGGTAGCATTATTGCCAACGGGGGGAGTATGAGCAACAAAGGGGTCGAGTTTAGTTTAAGCGCTACTCCGGTCAGCACGTCTAAATTTAGCTGGACAACGGGCCTCAATCTGGCGCATAATACCAACAAAATTACCAGCTTAACGAATCCACTTTTTGTGGGTGGCGATTCCGTTCGGACCACTCAGCCAGAAGGCAATGGGCAAACGGGCAGCACCTTGCAGATTTTAAAGGCGGGAATGCCGTTGGGTCAATTCTTCACGCTTCAGTACGCGGGCAAAAATGACAAAGGTGTTTCGCAGTATGTGAGTCAGAAAGGTGATCTCACCACAACGCCGACGATTGGTACTGATTATAAGTACCTGGGAAGCCCGCAGCCGAAACTACTTGTAGGCTGGACGAATACACTTCGCTATGGCAACTTCGATTTCAACGTGTTTTTCCGGGGTGTTTTTGGGAATAAAATTTTCAACGCTACCCGTGCCGATCTGTTCCGGCCCAGCACCGCGCAGTTTACCAATATTCTGGTCGATGTAGCGGACGAAAAAGCCACTGATGTCAACTCGTTCAAGTACTCCAGCCGGTTCATTGAAGATGGTAGTTATGTGCGACTGGACAACGCGACGCTGGGCTATAATTTCAAAAAACTGGGCCAGTATGTAAAAACCATCCGGGTCTATGCGTCCGTCAATAATGCGTTCGTTATAACCGGCTATAAAGGAATTGACCCTGAAATCAACCAGGGAGGCATTGCGCCGGGCGTAGACGCCAATAACTTCTACCCAAAAACCCGCACCATTCTGGTGGGCCTAAACGCGTCATTCTAACATCATAGCAGACAAAAACAATGAAAAAGCTACTCACTTCCGGCGCGTTTCTGGTACTGCTTGTTTACCTGACTACGGCCTGTCACGATATAAATGTTCCTGTCGATACGGAGCTGACACCTGATATTTTCCCCCAGAATTCGTCGCAGTTTATTCAGGCATCAGGCCCTCCTTACGCAGCTTTGCGGGGTAATTTCGCCCTGGATTATTGGTTCATGCAGTCGCTCAGCAGCGATGAAGCTATCCTGCCCGCCCGCGGTGGAAACTGGTTCGACAACCAAAACTATCGGATGCTGCATTACCACAACTGGACCAAAGACCACGGCTGGACCAATGGTGCCTGGAGTTGGTTATCGACTGTGATTGGTACGTCTAATCAGGCTTTGTCTATTTTGAATCAAACCATACCAGCGGCCACCGCATCGAAACCAACGAACCTGGCCGAGTTGAAAATGGTACGGGCGCTGGCTTATTTCATGATGATGGATCTGTATGGCAATGTGCCTATCGACACGACTTACGGTGATTTTACACCGCACCCGAATGTGCCGCGGGCGCAGGTATTCAGCTTTATTGAAAAGGAAGTAAAAGCAGCAATGCCTTATTTGAGCCGCGTTTCCGGTCAGGCTACTTATGGGCGGGCGAATAAATTCACGGGCTTTAGTTTACTGGCTAAAATGTATCTGAATGCCGAATACTATACGGGCACTCAACGCTATAATGATGCCATCGTTGCCTGCGATAGTGTGATCAATTCGGGACTGTACGCGCTGGAACCCAGATCATCGTACCTCCAGATGTTTTATCCGAACAACGGCCCGCAGATGAAGGAATTCATATTTGCCATTCCATATGATCCGGCCGCCGGGGCAATGACGGGTACCAATGGTATGATGTATCACGCCCGTTATGATGTGCCTCGGTCGGAAACAAAGAAATTCAATCTGCCTTTTACGCCCAGCGCGCCCGAAAGTACATTGCCCGAATATTACGTGAACTTCAACGATGCCAACGATATACGGAATGGCCAATGGCTCACAGGTTTGCAGTTTATGAACGATGGCGTTACGCCCGTAACCGTAACCACGACCAAAAAAGGGTACGACCAGACGTATACGGGTGCCGACGGGGCTGCTGCATACACCTACCAGGTGAATCTGACGCCCGATATTGTGCTTCGGCAGGACGTAGCCACGTATGATTGCGGGAATGACGAAATCGCCTGGAATATGGGCTACCGCAACATTAAGTTCTACCCCGATGCTTCGTCTACATCGCGGAATCAGAATAACGACATTCCGGTTTTTCGCTATTCGGACATTATCCTGATGAAAGCCGAAGCCATTCTTCGCGGGGGCACACCAACCCAGGGCCAAACTGCTCTTTCGCTGGTCAACCAGTTACGAGCTAATCGCACTACAACGGCTGCCTTGTCGAGCATAACGCTGGAAGGTATCTATACTGAACGGTGCCGCGAATTTGCCTGGGAAAGCTGGCATCGTAACGATATGATTCGCTTTGGGAAATATGAAGGGAAATGGGGCTTCAAAACGGATGCCGACGTCAACCACCGCATTTTCCCAATACCAACCTCTGCTTTTACCGTGAACCCGGCCCTGACCCAAAATCCGGGGTATTAGTAGATACGAAATTAATTGCGGACTAGCTGACTAGGCAGAAGTGCTCAGTCAGCTAGTCCGCAATTTGACTAATATAGACTCAATAAAATGGAAGCTATTTCAAGAAAATCATTTTTACAGCAATGCCTATGGTTTGGTACAGCCATTAGCTTTTCTCCGTTCGCAGCACAGGCATGGAACGAAAAAAGAATGGACGATGATTTCTATCAGAAGCTAGTTCTTGCCAATGCAAAAGAGGTTGCCCGAGTGGTACAACTGCTGGCGACCGATATTACGCAGGTCAGACGACGGTTGGGATACGATCTGGCTAATGTTGCCGCTGCTTTTTGTGAACCAACATCGCAATACTACCAGTCGGCGGAGTTGATCCCCTACCTGACAAAGATGGCTCGCGCTTTACTGAAAGCCCAGCATGCCGACGGAACGCTGGATTTTGGGAATTTAGCCTCACCACCCGATACCGCTTTTATTTTAGAACCTCTTTGTGCGGCAGCCACCATTCTGAAATCGAACAATACGGCTGCGTTAAACGAAGTAAAAGGGCTACTCCGGGAATTTATTGTGAAAGCCGGAGAAGCCCTCCGGACAGGTGGCTTGCATACGCCCAATCATCGTTGGGTAGTGTCGGCGGCACTGGCAAAAATAAATGCCCTATTCCCCAAGCCAGGCTATGTAAATCGGATTCACGAATGGCTTTCAGAAGGTGTTTATTGTGATAGCGACGGTAATTTTCTGGAACGAAGCATGAATTATTCGGCCGTGATCGATCGATCGTTGATTACGATTGGACGATTGCTTCCCCTGCCAGCCTTGTTTGAGCCCGTTCGTAAAAACCTTGGCCTGGTTTACTTTCATGCAGAACCCAACGGCGATTTAGTAACGAACGATTCACGAAGACAGGATCAGTTCTCATCCGTAAGTATTCTGAATTTTTATCATGACTTCTACTATCTGGCTATCCGGGATAATAACCCCGAATTTTCGGCCATTGCAAAGTATATCGAAACACTTAATGGGTTCAACGACAGAGTTCTAACGGATTTACTGGTTTATTTTTTAGAAGAACCGCTCTATAAAAAAACGCTTCCTGAACCGAAAGCACCTCCGGCTACTTTTGAAAAGTTTTTTAAAGGGACAAACCTGGTCCGAATCAGGCGGAACGACATAACCACCACGCTTTTTGGTGGAACTGATTTCCCGATCATTATTGCTTCTGGCCGGGCAAATAGCCCCAATTTTTTTGCGTTCAGAAAAGGGGAGGCCATTCTGAAATACATGCGCTTTTCAACAGATTTTTTCAATACTGGCTATTTCCATAGTCAGGGAATTGTTCATTCGGCGGGTAAGTATGTGTTACACCAAAAAATAGAAGCACCTTATTACCAGCCTTTACCGGATAAATTTAAACGGGCGGATGGCAATTATACCCATTCGCAAAGTACGGATGGCCGATTCTGGAATAAGATGGATTTTCAGCATAGGCCGCAGAGCAATATAAATACCTTAGAAACTACGATCAGTGTCGAAGAAAAAAACGGGTCGAATGAACTGAACTTCAGTGTAGAAGGCACAGAGGGGGTGCATGTAGTAATTGAGTTTTGCTTTAAAGAAGGCGGAACGCTGACCGGACTAAAAAAAATAGAAGGTGGCTCAGATAATTATTCGTTGGAAAGTGGCTCCGGTGAATATCGCTATGGTAACGATTCGATAAAATTCGGGCCGGGCGTCTTCAAACACGCCAGTCTTAGTGGACTTGAAGGGGAGATGTACAGCTCTCATTTCGGAAGTTTGCGAACAGACGGTATGCATGTCTTCCTTACTGGCATTACGCCGTTTTTGCATACGATTGTTGTAGGATAGAATGCGGATATGTGCTTCCTGCCTATAAGCCCTGTTCATTGGCAAACTGAATCAATTCAGATAGTTTATTGATGCCTAACTTGTAGTAAATGTTCTTGCGATGGGTTTTAACGGTTTGCTCCGATAGAAAGAGTTGATCAGCAATCTGACTAGTTGATAAACTATTGCGTATCAAGTTGATAATTTCGAGTTCGCGTGGGGTTAAATTAAACTGTTTGATGAACTTGTCCGTTTCATACAGGTTCATGATCTGATCATTAATGGGTTTATCAAAATACGGCCTTCCGCTGATCACACTTTCCAGACAGGCTAATAATTTATCCGGGGAAGCACTCTTGAGCAGGTAACCGGCTACACCTACCGTTTGTAGTTCCTCGATTAGCTTCTGGTAACTGTACATCGTAACGATCACTATGCGCACTTTAGGAAACTCAAGCCTGATTTGGCGAGCGATTTCAATTCCATTGCGATGCGGTAGGTTGATGTCAAGGAGAACCAGATCGGGCTGAAGCTTATGGATAACCGGAATCACATCACGACCGTCGTATACCTGACCAATGACAGTATAGCATGTGCTGGCTGTTGTTAATAAAGTCCGTAACCCATCGCTGAACAATTGATGATCATCGGCGATGAGAACAGTTGTTGAAACGACCTTATTTAGCATAGTTTTCTGCCGGCTGCCCATTAGGAACAGTCAGGGTAATGGTTGTCCCGTTTATACCCGCGTCAACCAGTAACTCGGCGTTGAGATAATTGGCCCGTGAGCGAACATTTCGCAAGCCAAGGCCATCCAGTTGATTCTCCTTCGTACGATTACCCCGTCCATTATCTTCGATCATTAAAGATAGGTACTTGGGATGAAAAAGCAATTGAACCGTTATGGCTGAGGCTTGGGCGTGCTTGAGCGCATTAGTTACGAGCTCAATAGCGATGCGGTAGATAATCAGTTCGTTTTCAGGGTCAAGTCGACATTCTTCCCCGAAGGTAACAAACAAAAAGCGCGTAGGACTACTGCCATCCAACCGTTGAATTGCCTCACGGAGGATTTCGGTTAAGCCAAGTTTGCGGAACTCAGGCGGCATCAGATTATGGGAGATCAATCGTAAATCACGAATGGCCTTTTCCAGTAGATTGATGGGATTTTGTAATCCATTCGTGGCGTAGGCCCTCATTTCCAACTGCCCTTTAATAGTAGCCAGCGTACCGCCAAGGTCATCGTGCAGATCTGCGGCCAACCGTTGCCGTTCTTCTTCCTGCACCTTAAGAACACGTTGTAGGTCGGCCTTTTGTCGCTTTAATTTAGTGTGTGTATAACGACGAATCGAAAAGATAGTCAGCAGCAGTAAACCCATTAGGGAAGTCAGGCGAAACCAAGTTGTTTCCCACCAGGGTGGCTGGATAATAATGCCAAGCTGTTGTTCAACCCAGGGACCATCCGAATTAGCCCCCCGTACACGAAATGTATAGGTACCTGGTGGCACATGTAGATATGAAGCAAGGTGATCAGGCCCGGCAACATGCCAACGCTGATCAAAGCCGTCCAGCTTAAATTGGTGACGATTCGTCTCCGGGCTCTGATAATCCATGTAGGTGAACCCAAACGAAAGGTCATTCTGATTGTAGGCCAGTTTTAGTGGATGAACAAATCTCTGCTTTGATCCATCCTGTGGGTTGGCGCTGGGCTGGGCCGTCTGGCCATTGACACGAATGTGAGTAATTACCGTTTTAGCGAGCCGTACCCGATGCTGGATACGATTTGGGTAGAAAGCATAATAACCCATGCGATCGCCAAAGAATATTTGCCCATCGGGGGCCTTATAGCCTGAGAACTCCCACATCGTACGCCCATTAACGCCCTGCAAGTGCCCATAGCGGTTGACTATATTTCGATTCGGTATGAAGTTTAAAATCCCCGACAGGTCACTGATCCATAATCCGTTATCCGTATCAAGTTGAACGCTGGTAATATTTGTGGGTTTATTCAGATCAGTAGGAAAAGCAGGCTGAAAGTGATCGGTAGACCGGTCATAGCGAAAAAGACCACCGACGCCACTCACCCAGATTATGCCCTGATGATCCTCAACCATGCCCGTTACCCGCAAACCAGGCAGGTATCGGCGAAATGAACGAGTAGCGTGATTATAGCGATTAACGCCCCCTTTGAAGTAACCACCTGCCCAGAGCGTACCAGTATGATCTTCGAGCAAAATAGGAATACCATTGTCGCTCAGCGTCGTCGAGTCAAGTGGATTGTGCTGATGATGGATAAAGTGGCCTGTTGCAGGATCAAACTCATCCAGACCCTGAGTGGTCCCTAGCCAAAGCTTACCATACCGATCTTCGCGAATCACATGCACGTTGTCGGTAATCAACGAAGGAATGTCTTTTCGACTGTGAGGAAACTGATAAAATGTTTGGGTTGTCGAATCATACCGATTCAGTCCAGCCCCTTTGGTGCCAATCCAGATGGTACCCTTTCGATCCT comes from Spirosoma aureum and encodes:
- a CDS encoding response regulator — encoded protein: MLNKVVSTTVLIADDHQLFSDGLRTLLTTASTCYTVIGQVYDGRDVIPVIHKLQPDLVLLDINLPHRNGIEIARQIRLEFPKVRIVIVTMYSYQKLIEELQTVGVAGYLLKSASPDKLLACLESVISGRPYFDKPINDQIMNLYETDKFIKQFNLTPRELEIINLIRNSLSTSQIADQLFLSEQTVKTHRKNIYYKLGINKLSELIQFANEQGL
- a CDS encoding sensor histidine kinase codes for the protein MIDIFLRISWLVKFWSCRLLFIAGWVANLSLGEGRGQSHLIYPVIPPENINWVRLTTITQDQQGYIWLGGMGLYRFDGHRYTAYLHDPTNPNSLGGDKAEVVYCDRQGYVWIGLMGEGLDRFDPATGTFKHYRHNPRNSTSLSHDEVTTILEDKKGHLWIGTHGGLNRMDRRTGQFTRYQHNPSNPTSLSNDQVRVLYEDRNEVIWIGTGSEWGQTSVNAGGLNKFDPVSKTFMRFFHQADNPSSLADNKVRAIYEDSRGTFWVGTYGDGLHTMDRKRGHFTRYPYDAKRPDRLSRPFLKNKAAREPDGVSFIQEDSKGDIWIGAYKNGLNRYDPVLRQVQHMEAQPGQANSFQENGPWAFFTSADGVHWVSTFDGGLYRIVPTQSTIGFTHLGTTAHAFWQDRSGKLWIGTATGLQYQDRITGAGGWFKHNPAQPTNLGSDDVREVYQDRKGTIWIGTKGAGLNRYDSTTQTFYQFPHSRKDIPSLITDNVHVIREDRYGKLWLGTTQGLDEFDPATGHFIHHQHNPLDSTTLSDNGIPILLEDHTGTLWAGGYFKGGVNRYNHATRSFRRYLPGLRVTGMVEDHQGIIWVSGVGGLFRYDRSTDHFQPAFPTDLNKPTNITSVQLDTDNGLWISDLSGILNFIPNRNIVNRYGHLQGVNGRTMWEFSGYKAPDGQIFFGDRMGYYAFYPNRIQHRVRLAKTVITHIRVNGQTAQPSANPQDGSKQRFVHPLKLAYNQNDLSFGFTYMDYQSPETNRHQFKLDGFDQRWHVAGPDHLASYLHVPPGTYTFRVRGANSDGPWVEQQLGIIIQPPWWETTWFRLTSLMGLLLLTIFSIRRYTHTKLKRQKADLQRVLKVQEEERQRLAADLHDDLGGTLATIKGQLEMRAYATNGLQNPINLLEKAIRDLRLISHNLMPPEFRKLGLTEILREAIQRLDGSSPTRFLFVTFGEECRLDPENELIIYRIAIELVTNALKHAQASAITVQLLFHPKYLSLMIEDNGRGNRTKENQLDGLGLRNVRSRANYLNAELLVDAGINGTTITLTVPNGQPAENYAK
- a CDS encoding RagB/SusD family nutrient uptake outer membrane protein produces the protein MKKLLTSGAFLVLLVYLTTACHDINVPVDTELTPDIFPQNSSQFIQASGPPYAALRGNFALDYWFMQSLSSDEAILPARGGNWFDNQNYRMLHYHNWTKDHGWTNGAWSWLSTVIGTSNQALSILNQTIPAATASKPTNLAELKMVRALAYFMMMDLYGNVPIDTTYGDFTPHPNVPRAQVFSFIEKEVKAAMPYLSRVSGQATYGRANKFTGFSLLAKMYLNAEYYTGTQRYNDAIVACDSVINSGLYALEPRSSYLQMFYPNNGPQMKEFIFAIPYDPAAGAMTGTNGMMYHARYDVPRSETKKFNLPFTPSAPESTLPEYYVNFNDANDIRNGQWLTGLQFMNDGVTPVTVTTTKKGYDQTYTGADGAAAYTYQVNLTPDIVLRQDVATYDCGNDEIAWNMGYRNIKFYPDASSTSRNQNNDIPVFRYSDIILMKAEAILRGGTPTQGQTALSLVNQLRANRTTTAALSSITLEGIYTERCREFAWESWHRNDMIRFGKYEGKWGFKTDADVNHRIFPIPTSAFTVNPALTQNPGY